The following proteins come from a genomic window of Pseudomonas sp. WJP1:
- the pta gene encoding phosphate acetyltransferase: protein MQTFFIAPTDFGVGLTSISLGLVRTLERAGLKVGFFKPIAQPHPGDTGPERSTELVARTHGLKPPKPLGLAHVERMLGDGQLDELLEEIITLYQQAAIGKDVLVVEGMVPTRSASYAARVNLHLAKSLDAEVILVSAPENEVLTELSGRVELQAQLFGGPKDPKVLGVILNKVKTDESMEAFAARLKEHSPLLRSGDFRLLGCIPFRPELNAPRTRDVADLMGAQVLNAGDYETRRMTNIIICARTMRNTVELLKPGVLVVTPGDRDDIILAVSLAAINGVPLAGLLLTSDTLPDPRIMDLCRGALQAGLPVLSVSTGSYDTANQLNGLNKEIPIDDRERAEIITDFVASHLDANWLHQRCGTPREMRLSPAVFRYQLIQRAQAANKRIVLPEGSEPLTVQAAAICQARGIARCVLLAKPADVEAVARAQGIELPPGLEILDPDLIRERYVEPMVALRKSKSLNAPMAEQQLEDTVVIGTMMLALDEVDGLVSGVIHSTANTIRPALQLIKTAPGCTLVSSVFFMLFPEEVLVYGDCVMNPHPSAVELAEIALQSADSAAAFGITPRVAMISYSSGESASGEEVEKVREATLLAHEQQNSLLIDGPLQYDAAANETVARQLAPNSQVAGRATVFVFPDLNTGNTTHKAVQRSADCVSLGPMLQGLRKPVNDLPRGAQVDDIVYTIALTAIQAANRPVDV, encoded by the coding sequence ATGCAAACTTTTTTTATCGCGCCCACTGATTTTGGCGTGGGCCTGACCTCCATCAGCCTCGGGCTGGTACGTACCCTCGAGCGCGCCGGCCTGAAAGTCGGCTTTTTCAAGCCGATTGCCCAGCCCCATCCAGGTGATACCGGCCCTGAGCGCTCTACCGAACTGGTAGCCCGTACCCATGGCCTGAAGCCGCCAAAACCATTGGGCCTGGCCCATGTCGAACGCATGCTCGGTGACGGCCAGCTTGATGAGCTGCTCGAAGAAATCATCACCCTCTACCAGCAAGCCGCTATTGGCAAGGACGTGCTGGTCGTGGAGGGCATGGTGCCAACCCGCAGTGCAAGCTATGCCGCACGGGTCAATTTGCATCTGGCCAAGAGTCTCGATGCCGAAGTGATCCTGGTGTCGGCACCGGAAAACGAAGTGCTGACCGAATTGTCCGGTCGCGTGGAATTGCAGGCGCAGTTGTTTGGCGGCCCGAAAGACCCGAAAGTCCTCGGTGTGATCCTGAACAAGGTCAAGACAGACGAAAGCATGGAGGCCTTTGCCGCGCGCCTGAAGGAACATTCACCGCTATTGCGCAGTGGTGATTTCCGCCTGCTGGGCTGCATTCCGTTCCGCCCGGAACTGAACGCGCCGCGCACTCGCGACGTGGCCGACCTGATGGGCGCGCAAGTGCTCAACGCCGGCGACTATGAAACCCGGCGCATGACCAACATCATCATTTGCGCGCGCACCATGCGCAACACCGTGGAGCTGCTCAAGCCCGGCGTGCTGGTGGTGACCCCCGGCGATCGCGACGACATAATCCTCGCCGTCAGCCTCGCGGCCATCAACGGCGTGCCGCTGGCCGGTCTGTTGCTGACCAGCGACACCCTGCCCGACCCGCGCATCATGGACCTCTGCCGTGGCGCCTTGCAGGCCGGTCTGCCAGTACTGTCGGTGAGCACCGGTTCCTACGACACCGCCAACCAGTTGAACGGCCTGAACAAGGAAATCCCGATCGACGACCGCGAGCGCGCAGAGATCATCACCGATTTCGTCGCCAGTCACCTCGACGCCAACTGGCTGCACCAGCGCTGCGGTACCCCGCGGGAAATGCGCCTGTCGCCGGCTGTGTTCCGCTATCAATTGATCCAGCGCGCCCAGGCCGCCAACAAGCGTATCGTCCTGCCGGAAGGCAGCGAACCGTTGACCGTACAAGCCGCCGCCATTTGCCAGGCCCGTGGCATTGCCCGCTGCGTGTTGCTGGCCAAGCCTGCAGATGTCGAAGCCGTGGCCCGCGCCCAAGGCATTGAATTGCCGCCGGGGCTGGAAATTCTCGACCCTGACCTGATTCGCGAGCGCTACGTCGAGCCAATGGTGGCCCTGCGCAAAAGCAAAAGCCTCAACGCACCGATGGCCGAGCAGCAACTGGAGGACACCGTGGTGATCGGCACCATGATGCTGGCGCTGGACGAAGTCGATGGCCTGGTATCGGGCGTCATTCACTCTACCGCCAACACCATCCGCCCGGCCCTGCAACTGATCAAGACCGCGCCGGGCTGCACCCTGGTGTCGTCGGTGTTCTTCATGCTGTTTCCCGAAGAAGTGCTGGTCTACGGCGACTGTGTGATGAACCCGCACCCGAGCGCCGTGGAACTGGCCGAAATCGCCCTGCAAAGCGCCGACTCGGCGGCGGCATTCGGCATCACCCCGCGTGTGGCGATGATCAGCTATTCCAGCGGTGAGTCGGCCAGCGGCGAAGAAGTCGAGAAGGTCCGCGAAGCGACATTGCTCGCCCATGAACAGCAAAACTCGCTGCTGATCGACGGCCCTTTGCAGTATGACGCCGCCGCCAACGAAACCGTGGCCCGGCAACTGGCGCCGAACAGCCAGGTGGCTGGTCGCGCCACGGTGTTCGTGTTCCCCGACCTCAACACCGGCAACACCACGCACAAAGCCGTGCAGCGCAGTGCCGACTGCGTCAGCCTCGGGCCGATGCTGCAAGGCCTGCGCAAACCGGTGAACGATTTGCCGCGCGGTGCGCAGGTCGATGACATCGTCTACACCATCGCCCTGACTGCGATTCAAGCCGCCAACCGACCTGTGGATGTGTAA
- a CDS encoding DUF3565 domain-containing protein yields METALLAAISMGRDLLHKNDERRSLAKQSPESEHNPDRRDVTITGFHQDEDGHWVAELSCGHTQHLRHQPPWQSRAWVMDPVQRREKIGQPFDCGWCAQGSDSDNLGD; encoded by the coding sequence ATGGAGACAGCCTTATTGGCGGCGATCAGCATGGGGCGAGACCTTTTGCATAAGAATGATGAAAGACGCAGTTTAGCGAAGCAATCGCCCGAAAGCGAACACAACCCGGACAGACGGGACGTGACGATCACAGGCTTCCATCAGGACGAAGACGGCCACTGGGTGGCCGAGCTTTCCTGCGGCCACACCCAGCACTTGCGCCACCAGCCGCCGTGGCAATCCCGCGCCTGGGTCATGGATCCCGTGCAGCGCCGTGAAAAAATAGGCCAGCCCTTTGATTGCGGTTGGTGCGCACAAGGCTCGGATAGCGATAACCTTGGCGACTGA
- a CDS encoding FKBP-type peptidyl-prolyl cis-trans isomerase: MLIAANKAVSIDYTLTNDAGEVIDSSAGGAPLVYLQGAGNIIPGLEKALEGKAVGDELTVAVEPEDAYGEYAAELVSTLSRSMFEGVDELEVGMQFHASAPDGQMQIVTIRDLDGDDVTVDGNHPLAGQRLNFQVKIIAIRDASQEEIAHGHVHGEGGHHH; the protein is encoded by the coding sequence ATGCTGATCGCCGCCAATAAGGCTGTCTCCATCGACTATACCCTGACCAACGACGCTGGTGAGGTCATCGACAGCTCCGCCGGCGGCGCGCCGCTGGTCTACCTGCAAGGCGCAGGCAACATCATCCCGGGCCTGGAAAAGGCGCTGGAAGGCAAAGCAGTCGGCGACGAGCTGACCGTGGCCGTTGAGCCAGAAGATGCCTATGGCGAGTACGCTGCCGAACTGGTCAGCACCCTGAGCCGCAGCATGTTCGAAGGTGTCGACGAACTGGAAGTGGGCATGCAGTTCCACGCTTCCGCTCCAGACGGCCAAATGCAGATCGTGACCATCCGCGATCTGGACGGCGACGACGTCACCGTAGACGGCAACCACCCGTTGGCGGGGCAGCGCCTGAATTTCCAGGTCAAGATCATCGCCATCCGTGATGCCAGCCAGGAAGAAATCGCTCATGGCCACGTCCATGGCGAAGGTGGCCATCACCACTGA
- a CDS encoding glutathione peroxidase — MSAFHELNLTALDGQALPLAPFKGRVVLVVNVASKCGLTPQYAALENLYQQFKGKGFSVLGLPCNQFAGQEPGTEQEIKDFCSLNYGVTFPLSSKLEVNGHDRHQLYKLLAGEGAEFPGDITWNFEKFLLGKDGRVLARFSPRTAPDDPSVVQAIEKALA; from the coding sequence ATGAGTGCTTTTCACGAACTTAATTTGACAGCCCTGGATGGTCAGGCGCTACCTCTGGCGCCTTTCAAAGGGCGGGTCGTGCTGGTGGTCAACGTGGCCTCCAAATGTGGCTTGACGCCACAGTACGCGGCGCTGGAAAACCTCTACCAGCAGTTCAAGGGTAAAGGCTTCAGCGTGCTGGGCCTGCCGTGCAACCAGTTTGCCGGTCAGGAACCAGGTACCGAGCAAGAAATAAAGGACTTCTGCAGCCTCAACTATGGCGTGACCTTTCCGTTGTCCAGCAAGCTGGAAGTCAACGGTCACGATCGTCATCAGCTGTACAAGTTGCTGGCGGGCGAGGGCGCGGAGTTTCCCGGTGATATCACCTGGAATTTCGAAAAATTCCTGCTGGGTAAAGACGGGCGTGTACTGGCGCGCTTCTCGCCACGCACGGCGCCGGATGATCCAAGTGTCGTCCAGGCGATCGAAAAAGCCCTGGCCTGA
- a CDS encoding NADH:flavin oxidoreductase — protein sequence MPVKALFKPFHLGTLELPTRVVMAPMTRSFSPGGVPNSKVIEYYRRRAAAGVGLIITEGTTVGHKASNGYPNVPHFYGEAALAGWKKVVDAVHAEGGKIVPQLWHVGSVRRIGTEPDASVPGYGPSEKVKEGNVVVHGMTLQDIQDVIGAFAQAAKDAQSIGMDGVEIHGAHGYLVDQFFWEGSNQRTDQYGGSLANRSRFAIELIQAVRAAVGEGFPIIFRFSQWKQQDYTARLVQTPEALGEFLKPLADAGVDIFHCSTRRFWEPEFDGSELNLAGWTRKLTGKPTITVGSVGLDGEFLQFMVNTDKVAQPASLEKLLERLNNDEFDLVAVGRALLVDPDWAQKVRDGREEDILPFSREALMSLV from the coding sequence ATGCCCGTCAAAGCCCTGTTCAAACCGTTCCACCTCGGCACCCTCGAACTGCCGACCCGCGTCGTCATGGCGCCGATGACCCGCTCGTTTTCGCCGGGCGGCGTACCCAATTCCAAAGTGATCGAGTACTACCGTCGCCGCGCCGCCGCTGGCGTGGGCTTGATCATCACTGAAGGCACCACCGTCGGGCACAAGGCTTCCAACGGCTACCCGAACGTACCGCATTTCTATGGCGAAGCCGCGTTGGCTGGCTGGAAGAAAGTCGTCGACGCGGTTCACGCCGAGGGTGGCAAGATCGTTCCGCAACTGTGGCATGTCGGCAGTGTGCGTCGCATCGGCACCGAGCCGGACGCCAGCGTGCCGGGTTATGGTCCGTCGGAAAAGGTGAAAGAGGGCAATGTCGTGGTGCACGGCATGACCCTACAGGACATTCAGGATGTGATCGGCGCATTCGCCCAGGCAGCGAAGGATGCCCAGAGCATCGGCATGGACGGCGTGGAAATCCACGGTGCCCACGGCTATCTGGTCGACCAGTTCTTCTGGGAAGGCAGCAACCAGCGCACCGACCAATACGGCGGCAGCCTGGCCAACCGTTCGCGTTTCGCCATCGAATTGATTCAAGCCGTACGTGCAGCGGTTGGCGAAGGTTTCCCGATCATCTTCCGTTTCTCCCAGTGGAAGCAGCAGGACTACACCGCGCGCCTGGTGCAAACCCCTGAGGCGTTGGGTGAGTTCCTCAAGCCGCTGGCCGACGCTGGCGTGGATATTTTCCACTGCTCGACACGTCGCTTCTGGGAGCCGGAGTTCGACGGTTCCGAGCTGAACCTGGCGGGCTGGACCCGCAAGCTAACTGGCAAGCCAACCATCACCGTGGGCAGCGTTGGTCTGGACGGCGAGTTCCTGCAGTTCATGGTCAACACCGACAAGGTGGCGCAGCCGGCCAGCCTGGAAAAACTGCTGGAGCGTTTGAACAACGACGAATTTGATCTGGTGGCGGTGGGTCGTGCATTGCTGGTAGACCCGGACTGGGCGCAGAAAGTGCGTGACGGCCGTGAGGAAGACATCTTGCCGTTCAGCCGTGAGGCGTTGATGTCGCTGGTTTAA
- a CDS encoding glycosyltransferase family 4 protein, which produces MASAHTEAMTTALHITLITETFPPEINGVANTLGRLCDGLRARGHQVELVRPRQGCDQSAAGDDGLLLCRGWPLPGYPGLQWGQSSMHKLLRRWQRHRPDVLYIATEGPLGLSALRAARRLGISVVSGFHTNFQQYSSQYGFGLLTRLLTHYLRWFHNRSNLTLVPSVSQRMELERRHFERLALLSRGVDSQLFHPSKRLNALREQWGLGEKDIAVIHVGRLATEKNLGLLKRCFDRLKSTYPQRILKLIVVGDGPQRPLMESQLPEAIFCGAQRGEALASHYASGDVFLFPSLTETFGNVVLEALASGLGVVAYDQAAAAQHIRHGYNGVLAMPGDEEAFCDAAVWLLEKRETLRCLRLNARQHASRQGWAAIIEQFEGQLRGACVGEVVVPNAPTVP; this is translated from the coding sequence ATGGCCTCAGCCCACACTGAGGCCATGACGACAGCCCTGCATATCACCCTGATCACCGAAACCTTCCCTCCGGAAATCAACGGCGTTGCCAATACCCTAGGGCGCCTGTGCGACGGACTGCGCGCGCGCGGGCATCAAGTGGAATTGGTGCGACCACGCCAGGGTTGCGATCAATCGGCGGCCGGTGACGATGGGTTGTTGCTGTGTCGAGGCTGGCCGCTGCCGGGTTATCCCGGGTTGCAATGGGGGCAGTCGTCGATGCACAAGCTGCTGCGACGCTGGCAACGCCATCGCCCGGATGTGCTGTATATCGCCACCGAGGGGCCTTTGGGGTTGTCAGCATTGCGCGCGGCACGGCGCCTGGGCATTTCAGTGGTGAGCGGCTTCCACACCAACTTCCAGCAATACTCCAGTCAGTACGGGTTCGGCTTGCTGACTCGGTTGCTGACCCATTATTTGCGCTGGTTCCACAATCGCTCGAACCTGACCCTGGTGCCCAGTGTCAGCCAGCGCATGGAGCTGGAGCGTCGGCATTTCGAGCGCCTGGCGTTGCTGTCCCGCGGCGTCGACAGCCAGTTGTTTCACCCCAGCAAACGCTTGAACGCGCTTCGCGAGCAATGGGGGCTGGGTGAGAAGGACATTGCCGTTATCCATGTAGGCCGTTTGGCAACGGAGAAAAACCTCGGCTTGCTCAAACGTTGTTTCGATAGGCTCAAGTCCACTTATCCACAGCGCATTCTGAAACTGATCGTGGTGGGCGATGGCCCGCAACGGCCGCTGATGGAAAGCCAATTGCCCGAGGCGATTTTCTGCGGGGCACAACGGGGTGAAGCCCTGGCCAGCCACTATGCGTCCGGGGATGTGTTTCTGTTTCCGAGCCTGACCGAGACCTTCGGCAATGTGGTGCTTGAGGCATTGGCCTCGGGACTGGGTGTGGTGGCTTACGACCAGGCGGCAGCGGCGCAGCATATTCGTCATGGCTACAACGGCGTGCTGGCGATGCCGGGGGATGAGGAAGCGTTCTGCGATGCCGCTGTGTGGCTGCTGGAGAAGCGCGAAACCCTGCGCTGCCTGCGGCTCAATGCGCGTCAGCATGCCAGTCGGCAGGGGTGGGCGGCGATCATCGAACAGTTCGAAGGGCAGTTGCGGGGGGCTTGTGTTGGGGAGGTGGTGGTGCCGAATGCACCAACCGTCCCCTGA
- the cysZ gene encoding sulfate transporter CysZ codes for MPAPVLSGPQYLREGLKLVLSPGLRLFVLLPLAINLVLFVGLIFLAGHQFSLWVDTLMPSLPDWLGFLNYVLWPLFVVLVVLMVFFTFTMLANIIAAPFNGFLAEKVEVVVRGTDDFPAFSWGELIAMVPRTFAREMRKLGYFLPRALGLFILSFIPVVNIIAAPLWLLFGVWMMAIQYIDYPADNHKLGWNEMLAWLRQKRWQSMSFGGSVYLVLLIPVVNILMMPAAVAGATLFWVRERGAENLVTQR; via the coding sequence ATGCCCGCCCCTGTTCTGTCCGGCCCGCAATACCTGCGCGAAGGCCTCAAGCTGGTCCTGAGCCCCGGTCTGCGTTTGTTCGTATTGTTACCGCTGGCCATCAACCTGGTGCTGTTCGTCGGATTGATCTTTCTGGCCGGCCATCAGTTCAGCCTGTGGGTCGATACGCTGATGCCGTCCCTGCCCGACTGGCTGGGTTTTCTCAACTATGTGCTGTGGCCATTGTTCGTGGTGCTGGTGGTGTTGATGGTGTTCTTCACCTTCACCATGCTCGCCAACATCATCGCGGCGCCCTTCAACGGTTTCCTCGCGGAAAAAGTCGAAGTGGTGGTGCGCGGCACCGACGACTTCCCGGCCTTCAGCTGGGGCGAGCTGATCGCCATGGTCCCCCGGACTTTCGCCCGGGAAATGCGCAAGCTCGGTTACTTCCTGCCCCGAGCACTCGGGCTATTCATCCTTTCGTTCATCCCGGTGGTGAACATCATCGCGGCGCCGTTGTGGCTGCTGTTCGGGGTGTGGATGATGGCGATCCAGTACATCGACTACCCGGCGGATAACCACAAGCTGGGCTGGAACGAGATGCTCGCCTGGCTGCGGCAGAAGCGCTGGCAGAGCATGAGTTTCGGCGGCAGCGTCTATCTGGTGCTGCTGATTCCGGTGGTGAACATCCTGATGATGCCGGCGGCCGTGGCCGGGGCGACCTTGTTCTGGGTGCGTGAGCGGGGGGCGGAAAATCTGGTGACCCAACGCTAG
- the trxB gene encoding thioredoxin-disulfide reductase, which yields MSEVRHSRVIILGSGPAGYSAAVYAARANLKPLLITGMQAGGQLTTTTEVDNWPGDVHGLTGPALMERMREHAERFETEIVFDHINAVDFAAKPYTLTGDSATYTCDALIIATGASARYLGLPSEEAFMGKGVSACATCDGFFYRNKPVAVVGGGNTAVEEALYLANIASTVTLIHRRETFRAEKILIDKLNARVAEGKIILKLNATLDEVLGDNMGVTGARLKNNDGSFDEVKVDGVFIAIGHTPNTSLFEGQLTLKDGYLVVHGGRDGNATATNLEGIFAAGDVADHVYRQAITSAGAGCMAALDAERYLDNLQNA from the coding sequence ATGTCTGAAGTCCGTCATTCGCGAGTGATTATTCTCGGTTCCGGCCCTGCCGGTTACAGCGCCGCGGTCTATGCCGCCCGTGCCAACCTCAAGCCACTTTTGATCACCGGCATGCAGGCCGGCGGTCAACTGACCACCACCACCGAAGTCGACAACTGGCCGGGCGATGTCCACGGCCTGACCGGCCCGGCGTTGATGGAGCGGATGCGCGAGCACGCCGAGCGCTTTGAAACCGAGATCGTTTTCGATCACATCAATGCCGTGGACTTCGCTGCCAAGCCTTACACCCTGACCGGCGACAGCGCGACCTACACCTGCGACGCCCTGATCATCGCCACCGGTGCCAGCGCGCGTTACCTGGGCCTGCCGTCGGAAGAAGCGTTCATGGGCAAGGGCGTTTCGGCCTGCGCGACCTGCGACGGTTTCTTCTACCGCAACAAGCCTGTGGCTGTGGTCGGCGGCGGTAACACCGCTGTTGAAGAAGCCCTGTACCTGGCCAACATCGCCAGCACCGTGACCCTGATTCACCGTCGCGAAACCTTCCGCGCCGAGAAGATCCTGATCGACAAGCTCAATGCCCGCGTGGCCGAAGGCAAGATCATCCTGAAGCTGAACGCGACCCTGGACGAAGTGCTGGGCGACAACATGGGCGTGACCGGTGCCCGTCTGAAGAACAACGACGGCAGCTTCGACGAAGTGAAAGTCGACGGCGTGTTCATCGCGATCGGCCACACCCCGAATACTTCGTTGTTCGAAGGCCAGTTGACCTTGAAAGACGGCTACCTGGTCGTGCACGGCGGCCGTGACGGCAACGCCACTGCGACCAACCTCGAAGGCATCTTCGCCGCTGGTGACGTGGCGGACCACGTCTACCGCCAGGCGATCACCTCCGCTGGCGCCGGTTGCATGGCGGCACTGGATGCTGAGCGTTACCTGGACAATCTGCAGAACGCTTGA